Proteins from a single region of Leuconostoc gasicomitatum LMG 18811:
- a CDS encoding Cof-type HAD-IIB family hydrolase, with protein MSKIKIVSIDIDGTLLNDQREITSEVKSSIQQALANDVKIVITTGRPLPGVRDILSELGIEGNNQYVITYNGGLVQTASGEKTLFRQPLSVKEFQKINAFMLIQNTYVQVETQDAAYTTNHRIHHWASFENSLVNLPLFVLDTESALEKVEFIKAIANAESDELDTIQAIVPADIADNVNVIRSTANNLEFIDRHASKGHALLALAEKLGIEQAETMAIGDQANDYSMIEQAGIGVAMGNAIADIKHIANAQTATNNESGVAQAIEKFVLSK; from the coding sequence ATGTCGAAAATTAAAATTGTTTCTATTGATATTGATGGTACATTGCTCAATGATCAACGAGAAATAACATCAGAAGTAAAATCGAGTATCCAACAAGCCTTAGCAAATGATGTTAAAATAGTTATTACAACAGGTCGACCCTTACCAGGTGTTCGTGACATTTTATCAGAATTAGGTATTGAAGGTAATAACCAATATGTCATTACTTATAATGGCGGGCTTGTGCAAACAGCAAGCGGTGAAAAAACTTTGTTTCGTCAGCCTTTATCAGTAAAGGAATTTCAAAAGATTAACGCATTTATGTTGATTCAAAACACTTATGTGCAAGTTGAAACACAAGATGCAGCTTATACGACGAATCACAGAATTCATCATTGGGCCAGCTTTGAAAATAGTTTGGTGAATTTACCACTATTTGTTTTAGACACTGAATCGGCTTTAGAGAAAGTTGAATTCATTAAAGCTATTGCCAATGCTGAAAGTGATGAACTAGATACAATTCAAGCTATAGTACCTGCTGATATAGCCGATAATGTTAACGTTATTCGTTCTACGGCTAATAATTTAGAGTTTATTGACCGCCATGCATCCAAAGGTCATGCGTTACTAGCATTGGCTGAGAAATTAGGTATTGAACAAGCTGAGACAATGGCCATTGGTGATCAGGCTAATGATTATTCGATGATTGAGCAAGCTGGCATTGGTGTAGCCATGGGCAATGCCATTGCAGATATCAAACATATTGCAAATGCGCAAACAGCAACAAATAATGAATCAGGTGTCGCACAAGCAATTGAGAAATTTGTCTTAAGCAAGTAA
- the tpx gene encoding thiol peroxidase — protein MNVLLSGEVTELVGEPLKIGDTLPHFKLEDENGDKVKTADLVGKLTLISVVPDLNTGTCSLQTRHFNQAVGQFQDVQFLTVSTNSVSEQRDWCAAEGVHNLRMLSDEQESFGYATKLYIPSQGFDTRSVYIIDAQGVVRYAQIVPEVSEEPDYDDALKALQTLSA, from the coding sequence ATGAATGTATTATTATCTGGAGAAGTGACAGAATTAGTTGGTGAACCATTAAAAATTGGTGACACATTGCCACACTTTAAGTTAGAAGATGAAAATGGTGATAAGGTTAAGACGGCTGATTTAGTTGGGAAGTTAACTTTAATCTCTGTTGTACCTGATTTAAATACAGGCACTTGTTCATTACAAACACGTCACTTTAATCAAGCCGTTGGTCAATTTCAAGATGTGCAATTCTTAACAGTTTCAACAAATTCGGTTTCAGAGCAACGTGACTGGTGTGCAGCGGAAGGGGTACACAATTTGCGTATGTTGTCAGATGAGCAAGAGTCATTTGGCTATGCCACAAAGCTCTACATTCCTTCTCAAGGTTTTGACACACGTTCAGTTTATATTATAGATGCGCAAGGTGTTGTGCGGTATGCACAAATTGTACCAGAAGTGTCAGAGGAACCAGATTATGATGACGCATTAAAAGCGTTGCAAACACTCTCAGCTTAA
- a CDS encoding ribose-phosphate diphosphokinase: MPEPKLKLFSLSSNEPLAKKIAESVGVPLSEISVKRFADGEVQINIEESIRGDNVFVIQSTSAPVNDNLMELLIMIDALRRASANQINVVLPYYGYARQDRKARSREPITAKLVANMLERAGTTRVLALDLHAAQIQGFFDIPMDHLQAAPLLADYLIESGIADKQNAVIVSPDHGGMTRARNLNNMLALESPVAVIDKRRPKPNVAEIGSIVGDVQGKTAIMIDDMIDTAGTITQGAQLIMAHGAKEVYVVASHAVFSGPAIERLQNSVFTKVILTDSIDLPDEKKFDKLEIVSVGELIGEAIRRVNNNEAISSLFKNRFHRRSH, from the coding sequence ATGCCAGAACCTAAATTGAAACTTTTTTCTTTAAGCTCAAATGAGCCACTTGCAAAAAAAATTGCTGAATCAGTTGGCGTACCATTGAGTGAGATATCTGTGAAGCGATTTGCGGATGGTGAAGTACAGATTAACATTGAAGAAAGCATTCGTGGTGATAATGTTTTCGTTATTCAATCGACTTCTGCGCCAGTTAATGATAATCTGATGGAACTGTTGATTATGATTGATGCTTTACGTCGTGCGTCTGCTAATCAAATTAATGTTGTGTTGCCATATTACGGTTATGCGCGTCAAGATCGCAAGGCGCGTTCACGCGAGCCAATTACTGCAAAGCTTGTAGCGAATATGTTAGAACGTGCAGGGACAACGCGAGTCTTAGCTTTAGATTTACATGCTGCACAAATACAAGGATTCTTTGATATTCCAATGGATCATTTGCAGGCAGCGCCGTTGTTAGCTGATTATTTAATTGAATCAGGTATTGCTGATAAACAAAATGCTGTAATTGTTTCTCCTGATCATGGTGGTATGACGCGTGCACGTAATCTGAACAATATGCTAGCGTTGGAATCTCCAGTTGCTGTTATTGATAAGCGCCGTCCAAAGCCCAATGTAGCTGAAATTGGTAGTATTGTTGGTGATGTACAGGGTAAAACAGCAATTATGATTGATGACATGATTGATACAGCCGGTACAATTACGCAAGGGGCACAATTAATTATGGCACATGGTGCTAAAGAAGTTTATGTCGTTGCTTCACATGCCGTCTTTTCTGGGCCAGCTATTGAGCGTCTACAAAATTCTGTTTTCACAAAAGTTATTTTAACTGATTCTATTGATTTGCCAGATGAGAAAAAGTTTGACAAATTAGAGATTGTATCCGTTGGTGAGTTGATTGGCGAAGCGATTCGTCGCGTGAATAATAATGAAGCAATTTCATCATTATTTAAAAATCGTTTTCATCGTCGATCACATTAA
- the yycF gene encoding response regulator YycF, translating to MSKILVVDDEKPISDIIKFNLTKEGYEVVTAADGQEALTVFNEEKPDLVLLDQMLPEIDGVEVLRQIRSKSETPVIMVTAKDSEIDKVLGLEMGADDYVTKPFSNRELVARVKANLRSRKAVAQHIDESVVNTDDIELGDLTIHPQAYMVSKAGQDIELTHREFELLYYLAQHISQVMTREHLLQQVWGYDYFGDVRTVDVTVRRLREKIEDNPSHPNWLATRRGVGYYLRPDAE from the coding sequence ATGAGTAAAATTTTGGTTGTGGATGATGAGAAACCAATCTCAGATATCATTAAATTTAATTTAACCAAAGAAGGATACGAAGTGGTAACAGCAGCTGATGGTCAGGAAGCGTTGACAGTGTTCAATGAAGAAAAGCCTGACCTTGTTTTGCTTGACCAAATGTTGCCTGAGATTGATGGTGTTGAAGTGTTGCGCCAAATTCGTTCAAAATCAGAAACACCTGTTATTATGGTAACAGCTAAAGATTCTGAAATTGACAAAGTACTAGGTTTAGAAATGGGTGCTGACGACTATGTCACAAAACCATTCTCAAATCGTGAATTAGTTGCACGTGTCAAAGCTAATTTACGTAGCCGTAAAGCGGTTGCACAACATATTGATGAGTCTGTTGTGAATACCGACGACATCGAGCTAGGCGATTTGACAATACATCCGCAAGCATATATGGTGTCAAAGGCTGGACAAGATATTGAATTAACACATCGAGAATTCGAACTGCTTTATTATTTAGCACAACACATTAGTCAAGTGATGACACGTGAACATTTGTTGCAACAAGTTTGGGGCTATGACTATTTTGGAGATGTCCGAACGGTAGATGTTACTGTGCGTCGCTTGCGTGAAAAAATTGAAGATAATCCAAGTCATCCTAATTGGTTGGCAACGCGTCGTGGGGTAGGATATTATTTGCGTCCTGACGCAGAGTAA